Proteins co-encoded in one Strix uralensis isolate ZFMK-TIS-50842 chromosome 2, bStrUra1, whole genome shotgun sequence genomic window:
- the C2H2orf49 gene encoding ashwin isoform X2 — protein MDKDGLTDLYIQHAIPLPQRDLPKSRWGKMMEKKRQQNELNSDNKSVTTVEGLRKRPLIVFDGNSTSTSIKVKKTENGAADRLKPPPAGSTTNTVRRLSVPPNASTYISASSLSEDTKLGVRSNEAKQNNISKTNSSVLASLKVYPLSPVAGTTVVKLKRAVPKEESDLPNDLKPTEAKKKIQHVTWP, from the exons ATGGACAAAGATGGTCTCACTGATCTCTATATTCAACATGCCATTCCCCTGCCTCAGCGTGACTTACCAAAAAGTAGATGGgggaaaatgatggaaaagaaaagacagcaaaatgaaTTGAACAGTGATAATAAAAG TGTTACAACGGTGGAAGGTTTAAGGAAACGGCCATTAATTGTATTTGATGGCAATTCAACAAGTACAAGCATAAAGGTGAAGAAGACCGAGAACGGAGCTGCTGATCGCCTAAAACCTCCTCCAGCTGGAAGCACCACCAACACTGTTAGAAGATTATCGGTTCCTCCAAATGCCTCAACATACATTTCAGCCTCCAGTTTATCAGAGGACACTAAGTTGGGAGTGAGGAGTAATGAGGCTAAGCAGAACAATATTTCAAAGACTAACAGCAGTGTGTTGGCTAGTCTGAAGGTGTACCCTTTGTCTCCAGTAGCGGGAACTACCGTTGTGAAGTTAAAGAGAGCTGTTCCAAAAGAAGAATCTGATTTGCCG AATGACCTAAAGCCTAcggaagcaaagaagaaaatccagCATGTTACATGGCCATGA